The sequence TCTAAATACCAGCTCGAAAAAGCGCCGTCAGGACAAACGATAATAAACTGGTACAAATCCGCATAATCTTTAATTTCAGGAACGTTGGTTATCCAATCGTTTTGATTGCCACTATAGCCGTGCAGCAAATACAGTACCGGATAAGAGTTGTTCTCCGAATAACCTTCCGGAGTGATTACAACCGCTTCTATATCTGTATCCATCGACTGACTGTGCGTTGATAAGTGTTGTACTTTAGCCGCTTTAGTTTGAAGCACAGCGCCTGTAGTCACGATCAGCGAAATAATTACCTTAAGGAAGAGAGTTCTTTTCATATTATTTTATTTAATTTTTTGAGCGTTTAAAATTAGCCACAAAAATTTTATGTTAGGCATTATTCGCCAATTAATGCGTTCACAATCCTCATATTATCAGGGAATAAAACAACAAAAAGCCCGACGTTTCCGCCGGGCCATTCAGCTAACCAAACTTAACACTATGGTTATTAAATGGAATAAAACCGTAATAATTTTGCCTTATCGATTTTAACAATTCCATTTGTAGAATTCAGATTTTTAATCTACCGCCTCCAGCATAAAAACTGCACTGTCATACTGATCGGCTATTTTTAGTTCTACACCAACATTCATCAGGTAATCGGCCGAAAAAGTTTGACCATCGCCCCAAAAGCGGGTCCTTCCATTTTTGTTGATTTCTGTGATCTGATAGTTTTTATTCGTGTCCAGTCCGTTCAGTTTTATCGTTGGGTAAATACCACGCAAATGTGGCTCCAGACTAAAAGCATACAAGACAGCCGCTTCTTTTTCTTTTGAAACAAATAGTTGCGATGACCAGCCGCTTTCATCGTAAGGTGATTTTAAGCGATATAAATCACCGTTTGTTACTAATGGCCTTACAAACTGCTTATAGTTTTTTATGGCTTCTTCAGCAAAAATGCGATCTTCTCCCTGGATATCTTTTGGTTGTAATTCCATTCCTAAACGGCCGGTCATTGCCACATCAAAACGAAATTTTAATGGCGTCATTCGTTGCGTTTGATGGTTCGGACTGGTTGACACATGCGAAGCTGCACCAACGGGAGGATAAATAAGTGTCGTTCCGTATTGAATGAATATCCGCGATAACGGATCGGTGTTATCCGAGGTCCAGTATTCGTTATGGTATTTTAATGCGCCGTAATCCAGGCGCCCTCCTCCCGATGCACAATCCTGGATCACAAAATCAGGATATTTGGCACGAATCCGGTCGTAAACAATATACAATCCCCGGGTGTAAGCTACCCAAAAATGCGTTTGTTCGGAGTCTGATAAATAAGTGGAGCCGGTCTGCTCAACATGACGGTTCGCATCCCATTTTACGTATTCAATTCCGGGGTGTGTTGTAAGCAAACTATCAAATACGTTGAATACAAAATCCTGCACTTTGGGATTCGACAAATCGAGCAACAACTGGTTGCGCCATGTAATTTTATCGCGTCCGTTACTCTGAACGATCCACTCCGGATGGTTCTCTGCCAGTTCACTTTCTGGATTCACCATTTCCGGCTCAATCCACAGTCCGAATTTCAATCCTTTAGAATGTGCATAATCGATGAGATAATCCAAACCGTGAGGTAACTTTTTGGTGTTGGTTTGCCAGTCGCCCAATCCTGCATCATCGTTATTT comes from uncultured Draconibacterium sp. and encodes:
- a CDS encoding alpha-galactosidase is translated as MRTILISLLLVGLIGTVTKAQNTKVIEINTRSTSLVYAVDQNGRLIFQHYGKTVDSAENFMQQQSYSKPDTDRDFSYEAYPTFGLGNINEPALAVIHADGSLNTELAFESVESKSNSDFTETVIYLKDRVYYFTVELHTKAYFNEDVVTQWTVIKNNENGAVKLNNFASSFLPLKAESYYLTHFYGAWAGEMSVAEEKLENGIKVIECKKGVRTTQTENASFILSLNHPSLENSGDCYGGALAWSGNYRLSFQVDEWRTLNLVSGINPFLSAWSLKSGETFTTPEMIYTFSNEGRGQVSRNLHDWGRKYGMTGGTEIHDIVLNSWEGAYFNFDENTLTGMMNDAAEMGIETFVLDDGWFGNKYPRNNDDAGLGDWQTNTKKLPHGLDYLIDYAHSKGLKFGLWIEPEMVNPESELAENHPEWIVQSNGRDKITWRNQLLLDLSNPKVQDFVFNVFDSLLTTHPGIEYVKWDANRHVEQTGSTYLSDSEQTHFWVAYTRGLYIVYDRIRAKYPDFVIQDCASGGGRLDYGALKYHNEYWTSDNTDPLSRIFIQYGTTLIYPPVGAASHVSTSPNHQTQRMTPLKFRFDVAMTGRLGMELQPKDIQGEDRIFAEEAIKNYKQFVRPLVTNGDLYRLKSPYDESGWSSQLFVSKEKEAAVLYAFSLEPHLRGIYPTIKLNGLDTNKNYQITEINKNGRTRFWGDGQTFSADYLMNVGVELKIADQYDSAVFMLEAVD